In the Ensifer adhaerens genome, one interval contains:
- a CDS encoding TonB-dependent siderophore receptor codes for MLTFGGYYNSERNPGADWNGLPARPDGSFYDFDRSVRSSPSWTYWDKENFNVFGEVKHEFENDWELNVKGSYLDTKLDMLGASLYRLDPSADELQYNVGKYFYHHKQTALDANLKGDFVAFGRTHEFSVGANYRKNRSDDGPGGWPASFPYRFDPLNWQNSIDAPYPEFNYLWSLQSEIVNFGVYGTTKINIADPLNIFLGGRLSWNDTETHYRSGTYEEATAFNAKGKFTPYIAATFDITDNLTVYGSITDIFKPQNYQTAGGGLIDPVEGTNYEVGLKGEFMDGRLNASVAVFQIDQTNLPQQVVGSCGGLDCYTAAGEVRSRGLEVEVSGEITDGWNVFAGYTYVDSRYVEGSSSGAAGSRYGRDLPQNTLTLSTIYTLSGEWENWRIGASARAQSKIEGDVAGVTTTKQGGFGTVDLMAAYNPNEKTEFRLNVYNVFDKYYYKSVGYTDNANILGAPRSFMLTGTYKF; via the coding sequence ATGCTGACTTTTGGTGGATACTATAACAGTGAGCGAAACCCGGGAGCCGACTGGAATGGTCTACCTGCTCGGCCTGATGGATCCTTCTACGATTTCGATCGTTCAGTTCGCTCGAGCCCATCCTGGACATATTGGGACAAGGAAAACTTTAATGTCTTCGGCGAGGTCAAACACGAGTTCGAAAACGACTGGGAATTGAACGTTAAGGGCAGCTATCTTGATACGAAACTGGATATGTTGGGCGCGTCTCTCTACCGCCTCGATCCTTCTGCGGATGAACTCCAGTACAATGTTGGGAAGTATTTCTATCACCACAAGCAGACAGCGCTGGATGCTAATCTCAAAGGCGATTTTGTCGCGTTCGGCCGCACCCATGAATTCTCCGTCGGCGCGAATTATCGCAAGAACAGGAGCGACGATGGCCCTGGCGGATGGCCGGCATCCTTCCCTTACCGGTTCGACCCTCTGAACTGGCAAAATTCCATCGATGCTCCCTATCCTGAGTTCAACTATCTTTGGTCCCTCCAGTCCGAGATCGTCAACTTTGGCGTTTACGGAACGACAAAGATCAACATTGCTGATCCACTCAACATCTTTCTTGGTGGGCGCCTAAGCTGGAACGATACTGAAACGCATTACCGTAGCGGCACCTACGAGGAGGCAACAGCCTTCAACGCGAAGGGCAAATTCACGCCTTACATTGCTGCGACCTTCGATATCACTGACAATCTGACCGTCTACGGCAGCATTACGGATATCTTCAAGCCTCAGAACTACCAGACGGCCGGCGGGGGTCTGATCGATCCTGTTGAAGGCACGAACTACGAGGTGGGCTTGAAGGGCGAGTTCATGGACGGCCGACTGAACGCTAGCGTGGCCGTGTTCCAGATCGACCAGACGAACCTTCCGCAACAGGTCGTCGGCAGCTGCGGTGGTCTTGACTGCTATACCGCCGCTGGCGAAGTTCGCAGCCGCGGCCTCGAAGTTGAGGTTTCTGGCGAGATCACTGACGGTTGGAATGTATTCGCTGGGTATACCTATGTGGATTCTCGTTATGTCGAGGGCTCATCCAGTGGCGCTGCGGGTTCACGCTATGGCCGCGATCTCCCGCAGAATACTCTGACGCTATCGACGATCTATACCTTATCTGGTGAGTGGGAGAATTGGCGTATTGGCGCTTCAGCCCGAGCACAGAGCAAGATCGAGGGGGATGTCGCAGGCGTCACCACAACCAAACAAGGTGGCTTTGGGACTGTCGATCTGATGGCCGCATACAATCCGAATGAAAAGACCGAATTCCGCCTAAACGTCTACAACGTTTTCGACAAATATTACTACAAGAGCGTCGGTTACACCGACAACGCCAACATCCTCGGGGCGCCGCGAAGCTTCATGCTGACCGGAACTTACAAATTCTAG